TTTGGGGAGGCTGCTCCTTACCTCCGAAAGTCTGAAAAGGAGCGAATTGAAGCCCAGAATAAGCCTTTCGATGCCAAGACATCAGTTTTTGTGGCTGACCCTAAGGAGTCCTTTGTGAAAGCAACAGTGcagagcagggaaggagggaaggtgaCAGCCAAGACTGAAGCTGGAGCTGTGAGTAAAACGTCTGGAGATGATTCGATGGTGCCTCGTTTGCGGTTAGGTTAGCTGACACTTAGTTTTTGACCTGGCCTCTCTTATTTGACTTGACAGACAGTAACTGTGAAAGAAGACCAATGCTTCCCCATGAACCCTCCCAAATATGACAAGATCGAGGACATGGCCATGATGACTCACCTGCATGAGCCTGCTGTGCTGTACAACCTCAAAGAGCGCTACGCAGCCTGGATGATCTACGTGAGTTCATTCTCTCGGCCTTCTGCTCATGCAGGTGCTTAGTATTTGTGAAAAATTGTACATTATTAAGGTCCCCATGAAATAattatattcctttcttttcttttttggcagaCCTACTCAGGTCTTTTCTGTGTCACCGTCAACCCCTACAAGTGGTTGCCAGTGTACAACGCCGAGGTGGTGACGGCCTACCGAGGCAAAAAGCGCCAGGAGGCCCCGCCCCACATCTTCTCCATCTCTGACAACGCCTATCAGTTCATGCTGACTGGTGAGCGGCTCAACTGTTTTTATTACCACCTATAAACGCTAAATGTTAAAGCTAAAAAGACCCACAGAAATAATTGAATCCAATCCCCTCATAGAGAAGAGGTTACTAAACCACAGAGAGGTACATATTGTTAAAGTGAGGGCTAAAACTCAGTTCTCCTGATTCCACCACCATGATTTCACCAGATCATCTTACTGCTCCATCCCAATTAAGTTTAATTTGTTTACAGTCTCCTTGCTTGGAAatacatgatttattttatatatttgagtaaCAAGGGTAAGATTAAGTAACAACTGAATGATATTGTCTGTACAAAAGTGAAAAGTATGTGTTTAATCCTTTTAGCACCTAACAGTCTTAGTAATTATGAATTGGAAACTTTTAGAAGTATTGTTCTCTCCTTAAAAATGTCAAGGCCCATTTCAGGGATGACAACCTCTCTTTGAATGAAGATGGTATTTGGGGCTACATGCATACAAACAGAAACTATTTTCCTCCCTTAAAAGGATTTTGTTCTGATTGAGGCACCCTCCTCACCTGACCTTACTATGACCCTAAGCACACATTTGGGAAGGCAGATCAGACTCGGAGTTTCAGTCTGTGGCCATAAAACAGAGAgatgcgtgtgagtgtgtgtgtgtggccaatTGATCCATTTAGAAACTAAATTTCAACCTTGGCTTGATTAATACTATTTTAACCTATTAAATTACACTCCAAACCCTTACCATATTATGCATTTCTCAATTATATGCATTAATCAACAGGAAGCCATGCCACTGAAATCTACAGACGACAACTAGAGAACATGTCTAGCTTTGGAAAGCACTGCTCTTTATTTTAAACCAGAAGGACACACTTCCTGTGGGGGCTTAAGGAATTTAAGAAATGACAACATGTTTCTCTTCCCCAACCTAAGAAGCTTTAGAATTAGACCATATATAACTTTACAATAATATACTGAAAAACTCCATTGAGAATGACACTTATCCTCAATGCCCTGAGTGTTTCCCTATAGGAAGTGTTGTTTGCATAACTGGTACATATGCTGACTGTCCACTGTTTTCCTTCTAGATGGGGAGAATCAGTCTATCTTAATCACGTACGTATTACTACTCTAAGACTTCTTAGTCTTTGATTCTCACTGGGAAAATGACAaaccaaaaggagaaattaattaaTGCCCCCATCGATACTAAAGCAATGGCATGATCAGCCTGGAACTAGATGCTGTTTTCAGTTTACTGTAGGGTTTAGATTGCATCAGAATGTAAAACAACAACGTCCCAAATCACATCATCTGCTAGCCCAGTCTTGAAAGTTCCACAGAACCTTCCTGGGAGTGGGAGATGCAAACCCCTTCTCTGTGCACAGTCAGACCTGGTACAGGGCAGTGAGCAACGTACAACGTTCTGAAGGCTGAGCAGTTTAGAACTCATACCAGGGGTTCATTTTTAAGGCCTACTTGAGGGATGTCTGCTCCTTCAAAGCTGTAATTTGTGTCATGTCTTTAGTCAAAGGAAGCTGAAGAAGATTTGCATTGCTTCAGAGAGGTTTTTGCTAATTGTTTCATTTACTACACAGTTGTTGAGTGGCTGCTTTTTGGACCCCTCAAGCCCAGGCCTCAGCACCTattacagagcctggcacattttaagcactcaagaaatatgTGCTACATGACTAATGAACAAACTTGTCTACTTCTTGTCAGTGCAAAGCAACAGAAATAATAAGAGCTGTATGTAGGCTGAAGAGAAAGATCTAGGAGACTCTGACGACGACATACAAAGACAGCTGCATAAGGCAGTAAATGCTGATGGTGGAAGGAGTGTCACTTGTCGTAGAGCTCGCTTACTCACAAGTTTGCTCACTGTTTGGCAGTGGAGAATCTGGTGCCGGGAAGACTGTGAACACCAAGCGTGTCATCCAGTACTTTGCAACAATTGCAGttactggggagaagaagaaggaggaaccTACTTCCGGCAAAATGCAGGTGGGTCTGACTGCCATGGCCTGACTCTGGGCTCTCAGGGAAGAAGCTCCCGAGCCCAGATGTGAGGTCTGCTCTTGCCTTTGCAGGGGACTCTGGAAGATCAGATCATCAGTGCCAACCCCCTACTGGAGGCCTTTGGCAACGCCAAGACCNNNNNNNNNNTCAGAGCTCAAGAAGGACATTGATGACCTTGAGCTGACACTGGCCAAGGTTGACAAGGAGAAACATGCCACAGAAAATAAGGTATGAATCATAATCTGCTCCATCATATAGAGGTTCTGCCATCCAGTGAAGCTGCTTTATTGCAGAGaccatttcttcttaattttccaAGGTGAAAAACCTCACAGAGGAGATGGCAGGCCTGGACGAAACCATCGCTAAGCTGACCAAGGAGAAGAAGGCCCTCCAAGAGGCCCACCAGCAGACCCTGGATGACCTGCAGGCAGAAGAGGACAAGGTCAACACTCTGACCAAAGCTAAAACCAAGCTAGAGCAGCAAGTGGATGATGtaagtgtatttttaatatccacttgaaagattttttttctatactttcaatttttaacaaattttactTTCTCATAAGCTTGAAGGATCTctagagcaagaaaagaaacttCGAATGGATCTagaaagagcaaagaggaaaCTGGAGGGTGACCTAAAATTGGCCCAAGAATCCACAATGGACATAGAAAATGACAAACAGCAActtgatgaaaaactgaaaaagtaagCAGCGAGAAAAAAAGTTTCATGGGGAAATTACTATTAATATTTCTGTGTCTGACACAAAGTGCTTTTCTAACAGGAAAGAGTTTGAAATGAGCAATCTGCAAAGCAAGATTGAAGATGAGCAGGCCCTTGCAATGCAGCTGCAGAAGAAGATCAAGGAGTTACAGGTAAGTGCATGGTCTCCACCAGTCTAATTCAACATGAAAAAATTACTAACACAAAGAAGCTAAGTTTGTGCTTTCACCACTGCCAGGCCCGCAtcgaggagctggaggaggaaatCGAGGCAGAGCGCGCCTCCCGGGCCAAAGCAGAGAAGCAGCGCTCCGACCTCTCCCGGGAACTGGAGGAGATCAGTGAGAGGCTCGAAGAAGCCGGTGGGGCGACTTCAGCCCAGATTGAGATGAACAAGAAGCGGGAGNNNNNNNNNNGAAGAGGGAAAGATCCTGCGCATCCAGCTGGAGTTGAACCAAGTCAAGTCTGAAATTGATAGGAAAATTGCTGaaaaggatgaggaaattgaCCAGCTGAAGAGAAACCATGTCAGAGTTGTGGAGACGATGCAGACCATGCTGGATGCTGAGATCAGGAGCAGGAATGATGCCATCAGGATCAAGAAGAAGATGGAGGGAGACCTCAATGAAATGGAAATCCAGCTGAACCACGCCAACCGCATGgctgcagaggccctgaggaACTACAGGAACACTCAAGGCATCCTCAAGGTAAATGGGTTCAAGAGATGGTCCCAGGGCGGCTGGGGTGACTGCAGCCCTGAGAACGGGGTGTCTCAATGATTGTTCATTCCACAGGACACCCAGCTGCACCTGGATGATGCTCTCCGGGGCCAGGAGGACCTGAAGGAGCAGCTGGCCATGGTGGAGCGCAGAGCCAACCTGCTGCAGGCCGAGATCGAGGAGCTGCGGGCCACTCTGGAGCAGACCGAGAGGAGCAGGAAAATCGCAGAACAGGAGCTCCTGGATGCCAGTGAGCGCGTCCAGCTCCTGCACACCCAGGTGAGTATAATAATAGAACAgtacaaaatacaaaagaatgaaagtgaaattCTTGCTCAAATCTTAGTTCTAGCTAAAATTTTATTCATAGTATTTCATGGAGGATGAAGTtgaaaacatttaacatttttggatTAAcagtatttttgtttatctgaactGTGACATCCAGAGTtgactctcttttaaaaatacactgtCAACTCAGATAAATTACGGAACAAGGAGAGCTACTAATTAGTTAATTTAATCAATGAGTTTTGGAGTTCATTTGAACACAGAGCATCCTAATTTTGCTCCCATGTacttaatatttctaaatttgatattttaaccAGAACACCAGCCTGATCAACACCAAGAAGAAGCTGGAGACAGACATTTCCCAGCTGCAGGGAGAGATGGAAGATATCGTCCAGGAAGCTCACAATGCAGAAGAGAAGGCCAAGAAGGCCATCACTGATGTGAGCAGAGGGCAACGCGGTGGTGGTCAAACTTGAATCTTGATGTGCTAGCTCAGCTCCCTCAACTGATCTTGTTTTACTGTGAATTAGGCAGCCATGATGGCTGAGGAGCTGAAGAAGGAGCAGGACACCAGCGCCCACCTGGAGCGGATGAAGAAGAACCTGGAGCAGACGGTGAAGGACCTGCAGCACCGTCTGGATGAGGCTGAGCAGCTGGCCCTGAAGGGTGGGAAGAAGCAGATCCAGAAACTGGAGGCCAGGGTGGGTCTTCTAACAGCATATATCCCATCTCACTCCAATCCGATGCACGATTTTGGATACCTAGCACAGCTAGATGATGTGGGGCCATACAGAGATGAATGAGAGATATTGCTTGCTGCCCAAGAACTTTTAAGGGGGGCGATTAGACCAAGGCATCAAAaactacatataaagcagagtaAAAGAAGCATCACGGGTCATTTGAAGACGTAGAAATCCATTGAGTGAATGGACTATAGTAAAACGTCACTAAAATGCTCATCTTCTTGCAGGTACGTGACCTTGAAGGAGAAGTTGAAAGTGAACAGAAGCGCAATGTTGAGGCTGTCAAGGGTCTGCGCAAACATGAGAGAAGAGTAAAGGAACTCACTTACCAGGTAAGGAAAATGGCCTGTCTAGGTTTTCACCCCAGTCTGCAAGGGACAGAAAACCAAATATACAACAAAATGCGATGCTACTTCTGCTTTCAAGAACCTcactctttaaaatattatttcagactGAGGAAGACCGCAAGAATATACTCAGGCTCCAGGATCTGGTGGATAAACTGCAATCAAAGGTGAAAGCTTACAAGAGACAAGCTGAGGAAGCGGTGAGTTGAAAACCCTTTGGGGTGGTTGAGTAGCCTCCTGTCTCAGATATGCCCAAGCCAATTTAATTAaagggatgaaagaaaagaagggtaAAATGAGGAAGGATCAAAGGACAATGGTTCAGTGGAGGtctgaagaatgagaagaaatcaaCTCCTTGAAGAGCCAGGGAAAAATGTTCTAGGGAAGGGAAGAGCCAAGGCAAAGCTTATGAGTGGAAGAGGAGTCTGGTtcaagaagcagaaagaataagGGAGACTGCAGTAGAGATGAGGCTCGAGAGCTAGGAAGAGGCGGATCACAGGGTCTGCTAGGCCACAGTAATAAgtctgaattttattctaaggaCAATAGGACACTAGAATGCTACAGGAGAGTTTTAAGTTGAATCATTCACGccctgatttgttttttaaaaagagtatctGGTACTACGTGGAGAATGATGGTCAGATAACACAGGGAGGTCCAGGGAGACATTTTAGGAGGCTTTTTGGGTGGCCCTGTGGCTTGGATTACGGTGGTGGTGAAGCAGACAGAAGTGGAGagattcaagatatattttggaggtaggaACTACAAGATATGCTAATAGGTTGCAgttgggtggggagagaaaggaaatcaaggGTAATTCATCAAGTTTATGGTTTGAGTAACCAGGTGGATGGTGTAACACTGAAATGGGGAAGTAAAAGAGGAATAGATTTGCAGAGCAAGAAGGAACTAGGAATTCTCTTTTGGAAACATTCTTTGAAATACCATTATATACATAAGTGAAGGTGTTAAGTAAGCAGTTAAATATGaagtctggagctcagaaggTCTCAGTTATGTTCAAACCTCTAGATTCTCAGGTCTCCACCTTATCTCATTTCCCTAGCCTGTGATTCATCtgaaataataatcaaataaGATCAATTTCCTAAGTATGGGAGTAcaggtatacatacatatataccacaaATTAGCTCCTCTGTTCATTTGTGGTCTTTATCTTTCCCCTGACCTCTAAtgtctgagagacagagagacctaACTTGTCTCTAGCTcctactttcctcatctgtaagaggaAGATCGGAGGTTTTTTTCAAACACTATTATTTAGTGATTCTaagtttttttaatgttctaaatTTGAATGACATATTTTGGACAGTTCTTAATGAGTCTTACAAAGAATGCTTGCTAGAGACTAAACCAAGACTGGCCTTCTCAAATTCACTgctatatattcaaaataatcagaGACCACTCAGACTGTTTTAGGAAGCAATAGacttcttatttaatttctaagCTGCATTAAGTAGCAATAATCTACACTCAAGTGGCAACAATTTAGATTCAAGGCTATCAGTTTGGTAGAATATAGATTGCataactgcatttttaaaaagtctggtTAGATTCTCAGgattctggaaaaaaagaagctgaaaagCTGGCATATTTAGTAGTAGCTCTCAGTCTAGTGTTCTAAACTTGGAGACAAATGTCACCCGTCCCTCCTTGTTATCTATGAGTTCAAGAAGCATAAGAGGATTTAatgcccaaaaaaaaaaaaaaaattcaagaagcatttctcaaattttttttaaaaaaggtttactAACTAGAATGgatcatttttaagtaaaaagaaattcaagacccACTGACCTAAGAAACTAGAACCTCTGAACTTTTCCCCTCACCAATGCATCTCCATTCATTCTTAGGAGGAACAGTCCAATGTCAATCTCTCCAAATTCCGCAAAATCCAGCATgagctggaggaggctgaggaacGGGCTGACATCGCCGAGTCCCAGGTCAACAAGCTGCGGGTGAAGAGCCGGGAGGTTCACACAAAAATCATTAGTGAAGAGTAATGCATCCAAATGCTAAAAGTGaccaaagaaatacacaaaatgtgAAGTTCTTTGTCACTCTATTTTGTACTTAAGATTTTTGCAGATAAAAAATTTATCAGCAGAGAACTTGtaagtctctttttttccccaatgtgtCAATTTACCTTTTCAagctttgagaaaagaaagaaacaaacactttgtttttatcttatggAGAAGGATTTAATCACCAAGAATAAAACATGAAGGGAGCAGCCAGGCCAGTCCCGGTTAGCAAGTGCTCAGTGAGTAAGTATGTAGATGCCCCTGTGGGAGGCAGGTGATGACTGGGGGCAGACCTTAGGCACAGAGAACACAGAATATTTGGTAAACCTACTTGGCCAAACATCAGCTAGTTATCAGAAAAGTAGATTAATGAAGTAATTGATTTTCTTCAGAAAACGGTAGGAAATGCTTGATCTGAAGACTGAGAAAAGATAAAACACTAATTatctacataaaataaaagaaaatgtaaaaaaatttggATTAGacactcaaaaatattcaaaatgtaacCTTTCCACTATAACTACATGAACCATTAAGTTGGGATTAGAATCCCTTCAGAAGGATTGAAAAGACCAGATTTTCTGGTCCTTCTTAAATATAGGAGAGTTTTAGGTTTTGGTTACCTacaatatgtttatttgtttgttttactgagGCTCTTCCCTTGTTATCACATTAGAATGGTAAACGGGAGTTAAGAATGGATGGATTGTCAGTATTCGTTCTATCTCCTTGGAAACTCCTGTATCTTTTACAAGGCTTTCTCCTAGTACTTCTGATAGCAATAGAAGGccaagtaatatttttttttaagtcagttcCCTACTCTCATTATTTTATCTTAGATTGCTACATTGAGCCTTTCTACTGCTATAGCCATTattatcatctttttatttttcaaaccttcctttaaaatttattatttctttatttattttcagatgtacatcataatatattttgaattctgtgtagattacattatgttcaccacccgaaaactaattatagtccatcccctcacatgtgagcctaatcaccccttttgccctcccccctctcccccttcccctatggtaaccaccaatccaatctccattgctatgtgtttgtttgtagttgtttttatcttctacttatgagtgagatcatgtagtatttgactttctccctctgacttatttcacttagcataataccctcaaggtccatccatgtcaaatggccagatttcatcatttcttatggctgaatagtaatccatcgtgtataaataccacatcttctttatccattcgttccttgatgggcactgaggttgcttccaagtcttggctattgtgaataatgctgcaatgaacataggggtgcacatatctttatgcctttgcgttttaaagttctttggataaatacccagcagtgggatagctggatcatatgatagatctattcttaattttctgaggatactccatactgctttccatagtggctgcaccagtttgcactcccaccagcaatgaacaagggttcccttctctccacatcctctccaacatttgtggtttcctgtcctgttaattatagccattctgaccggagtgaggtgatacctcattgtagttttgatttgcatttccctgatagctaatgatgttgagcatcttttcacatgcctgttggccatccgtatatcttctttggagaaatctctgttcagatcttttgcccactttttaattggattgttgggtttttttgttgttgagctgtattagttctttgtgtattttggatattaaccccttatctgatatatgatttgtaaatatcttctcccaattgttaggttgtcttttcatttgttgacggtttcctttgctgtgcagaagctttttagtttgatgtagtcccatttgttcacttttcccttgcctggtcagacatgggacttcaaaatatgctgctcagaccgatgtcaaagagcgtgctgcctatgttttcttctagaagtttcatggtttcgggtcttacattcaagtctttaatccattttgagttgacttttgcgcatggtgtaagggaatggtctactttcattcttttgcatgtggctgtccagttttcccaacaccatttattaaagagactctcctttctccatcatatgctcttggctcccttgtcgaatattagctgtccataaatgtgtgggtttacttctgggctctcaattctgttccactgatctgtgtgtctgtttttgtgctagtaccatgctgttttggttactatggctttgtagtatattgtgaaatcagggagtgtgatacctccagctttgttcttttttctcaggagtcctttggctcttcagggtcttttgttgttccatataaattttagggttctttttctatttctgtgaaaaatgttggtggaactttgatagggatcgtgttgaatctacagattgcattaggaagtatggacattttaacaatgttaattcttccaatccaaaagcatggaatatctttccatttctttgtgtcttctttgatttctttcaacctTTTATAGtcttcggtgtacagatctttcacctcttgggttaagtttattcctaggtattttattctttttgttgcaattgtaaatgggattgtattcttaatttctcttcctgctacttcattgttagtgtatagaaatgcaaccgatttttgtacattgattttgtatcctgtgacttgactgtgttcctttattgtttctaaaagttttttagtggaatcttcgGGTTTTcgagatataaaatcatgtcatttgcaaagagtgacagcttcacttcttcttttccaatgtggatcctttttatttcttttccttgcctgattgctttggtTAGGACTtttaatactatgttaaataagagtggtgacagtggacatccttgtctggctcctgttcttagagggatagctttcagtttttctccattgagaatgatatttgctgtgggtttgtcatatatggcctttattatgttgaggtattttccttctatacccattttatttagattttttatcataaatggatgctgtatcttgtcaaatgctttctctgcatctattgagatgatcatatgatttttattcttcattttgttaatgtggtgtatcacattgatagatttgtggatgttgaaccatccctgcatccctggaatgaaaccctcttgatcatgatgtatgatatttttaatgtattgttgtattcgatttgctagtattttgttgaggatttttgcatcaatgttcatcagtgatattggcctgtaattttctttttttgtgttgtccttgtctggttttggtatcaggataacgttagctttgtagaatgagttaggaaacctcccttcctcttcagttttttggaagagtttgagaaggacaggtattaagtcttctttgaatgtttggtagaattcaccaaggaagccatctggtcctggacttttattttttgggaggttttttattgctgtttcgatctccttactggtgatcagtctattcagattttccacttcttcttggtccagttttggaaggttgtatgtttctaagaatttatccatttcttctagattatccaatttgttggcatatagcttttcatagtattcttttattatcttttgtatttctgaggtgttcattgtaatctctcctctttcgtatctgattttatttatttgagccttctctctttttttcttggtgagtctagctaagggtttgtcaattttgtttatcttttcaaagaaccagctcttcgtttcattaattttttcaacagttttattagtctctatttcatttatttctgctctgatttttattatttccttccttctgctgattttgggctttgtttgttgttctttttccagtacctttagatgtgcttttagattgtctatgtgggatttttcttctttgttgaggtgggcctgaattgctataaactttcctcttagaacagcttttgctgtatcccacagattttggcatgtcatgttttcattttcatttgtctccaggaattttctgacttctctttgatttcttcattgacccaatcgttgttcagtagcattttgtttaatctccacaattttgttggttttctggttttattcctgtagttgatttctagtttcatacctttgtggtcagaaaagacgcatggtattatttcgattttcttaaatttattgagacttgttttgtggcctaatatgtgatcaatcctggagaatgttccatgggcatttgaaaagaatgtgtattctgtggtgtttggatggaatgttctgtatatacctaCTGAGTCCATCTgctctaatgtgtcctttaaggccagtgtttccttattgatcttctgtttgaatgatctatccTTTGGCGTAAGTGGAGTggtgaagtcccctactattattgtgttactgtctatttctccttttatgtctgttaataattgctttatatatttaggtgctcctatgttgggtgcatagatatttacaagtgttatattttcttgttggattgttccctttatcattatgtagtgcccgtctttgtctcttgttacagtttttgttttaagtctattttgtctgatataagtattgctacccccactttcttttctttgccatttgcatggaatatctttttccattctttcactttcagtttgtgagtgtctataggtctgaagtgtgtctcttgtatgcagcatatacatgggtcttgtttttttatccagttggccaccctatggcatttgattggagcatttagtccattgacatttaaagtagctattgataaatatgtatttattgccattttgtcacttttttttctgggtgttttagtagttcttctctgttcctttctttttctcttgctctcttcctttgtggtttgatggctatcttcagtaatatatttgatttcttttgtcttacgttttttcttgcttgttataggtttctgatttgtgattaccatgaggatcctatttaatattctatgcatataacagttTACAtggagttgatagactctttagcttgacctctttctaaaagatCTACTTTTTTACTACCTCCTCCCACATtacatgtttttcaaatcatttacagtctcttgtttagtgtgtgtctatccattaccctcttatcattgaaataggtgattttagtacatttgtcttttaaccttcatattatcttcacaggtagttgatctgctgcctttactacatttttacctttacaagtgattttattgcctggttgttttttgttgttgttttgtttttttgataatttttttcttatctctatttgtggtcattgctttcccacttaaataagtcccttcagcatttcttgcagaactggtttcttggtgataaactcctttaatttttgcttgtctgggaagctctttatctctccttccattctgaatgacaaccttgatggataaagtattcttggctataagttttttccttttagcactttaaatatcttgtgccattctcttctcacctgtagggtctcagctgagaagtccactgatagcctgatgggcttccctttatatgtcacttgtggccttttcttgctgcttttaggattttctctgtctttaattttggacattttaattataatatgtcttggtgtaggcctctttgggcttatcttgtttggagctctctgtgcttcctgaacttggatgtctgtttccttcctcaggttaggaaaattttcatctattacttctacaaataaattttctgtccctttgtctctctcttctccttctgggacacctataatctgaatgttagcacgcttgatattgtcccagagttcccttagactgttctcattctgtctaattcttttttctcttttctgttctgcttgggtgatttcctctagtctttcgtccagctcacggatccattcttctgcatcctccactctgctattgagtccctctagtgaattgctcatttccagtattgtattcttcatt
The nucleotide sequence above comes from Equus quagga isolate Etosha38 unplaced genomic scaffold, UCLA_HA_Equagga_1.0 HiC_scaffold_20127_RagTag, whole genome shotgun sequence. Encoded proteins:
- the LOC124232067 gene encoding LOW QUALITY PROTEIN: myosin-4-like (The sequence of the model RefSeq protein was modified relative to this genomic sequence to represent the inferred CDS: deleted 2 bases in 2 codons): GEAAPYLRKSEKERIEAQNKPFDAKTSVFVADPKESFVKATVQSREGGKVTAKTEAGATVTVKEDQCFPMNPPKYDKIEDMAMMTHLHEPAVLYNLKERYAAWMIYTYSGLFCVTVNPYKWLPVYNAEVVTAYRGKKRQEAPPHIFSISDNAYQFMLTDGENQSILITGESGAGKTVNTKRVIQYFATIAVTGEKKKEEPTSGKMQGTLEDQIISANPLLEAFGNAKTXXXSELKKDIDDLELTLAKVDKEKHATENKVKNLTEEMAGLDETIAKLTKEKKALQEAHQQTLDDLQAEEDKVNTLTKAKTKLEQQVDDLEGSLEQEKKLRMDLERAKRKLEGDLKLAQESTMDIENDKQQLDEKLKKKEFEMSNLQSKIEDEQALAMQLQKKIKELQARIEELEEEIEAERASRAKAEKQRSDLSRELEEISERLEEAGGATSAQIEMNKKREXXXEEGKILRIQLELNQVKSEIDRKIAEKDEEIDQLKRNHVRVVETMQTMLDAEIRSRNDAIRIKKKMEGDLNEMEIQLNHANRMAAEALRNYRNTQGILKDTQLHLDDALRGQEDLKEQLAMVERRANLLQAEIEELRATLEQTERSRKIAEQELLDASERVQLLHTQNTSLINTKKKLETDISQLQGEMEDIVQEAHNAEEKAKKAITDAAMMAEELKKEQDTSAHLERMKKNLEQTVKDLQHRLDEAEQLALKGGKKQIQKLEARVRDLEGEVESEQKRNVEAVKGLRKHERRVKELTYQTEEDRKNILRLQDLVDKLQSKVKAYKRQAEEAEEQSNVNLSKFRKIQHELEEAEERADIAESQVNKLRVKSREVHTKIISEE